One Ilumatobacter coccineus YM16-304 genomic window, AGGAACTTGAGTCCACCACGCGTCGGGAGCATCGCCAGCTTGAACACCCGATGATCGAGGAACCGTGACAACACCCCGGGAGCGTCGAGGAAATCGAGCGCGTTGCGACTCGGAGGCGTGTCGACGATGACCAGATCGAAGCGCTCGTCGTTGTGCAACGCGTGCAGCGTCTCGGCGGCCATGTACTCCTGCGTACCGCTCATCGCGCCCGCCATGTTGCGGTAGAACGGATTGGCGAGGATGCGCTCGACCTGCTCGGCGTCGTCGGCATGCGTGCGCACCAGTCCGTCGAACGTCGCTGCCGTGTCGAGCATCATCGCCCACAGCTCGCCCGTGGCGGCCTCGACCCGCTGGGGTTCGGACGAGAGGCCCGATTCGAGGCCCAGGGCGTCGGCGAGCCGCCGAGCCGGATCGATCGTGACGACCACGACCCGCCGTCCCTCGCGGGCAGCTTCCAGGCCGAGCACCGCAGCCGTCGTCGTCTTGCCGACGCCGCCCGAGCCACAGCAGACCACGACGTCGGACCCTGCGATGACGTCGGTGATGCTCGCCATTCAGATCACCTCGCCGTCGTGCAGCGCCGTGGCGAGCGCATCGATGTGGTCGGCGGTCAGGCCGGCGACCGGGACTGCGGCGATGTGGATCTGGCCGAGCGGGAGCCGCTCCGCGAGGTCGGCGAGCGCCTCGGCTTCCATCTCGCGGCGGGACCTGCGGAACTCAGCAGCGGCGCGCAGCGCGTCGTCGACATCGGCAGGGATCTCGTCGGGAAGCGGCGTACCCGCATCGACCGAATTGACCACGACCGGGGCGATCCCGATGCCCACCACCTCTTCCAGCGAGAACGCCGTTTCGACCGTTTCGTTGACCGGCGTCGTCTCGGGCAGCGTCACCAACACGGCCCCGCAACGGTCGGGGTCGCCGAGCAGTTCGAGCACGTCGTCGGCCTGGCTCTTGACCGGGCCGCCGCGGGCGGCGTCGGAGAGTGCCGAGGCCGATGTGAGAAACGTCACCGCGTGCCCGGCGGCGGGTCCGTCGACCACGATCAGGTCGTACTCACCCGATCGTTCGAACTGCTTGATCTTGCCGAGCACCACGATGTCGTCGATGCCGGGAGCAGCGGTGCCGACCATGTCGATCACACCCGTCTTGTTCAGGCGTTTCGCGATCCGCTTGAAGCCGTGGTCGTACAGATACTCCTCGAGCGCCTCGGGGGCCGAGAGATGCACGATCTCGATCTGCTGGTCGGGACGGCTCGGAAGCAACTCGTCGAGCGTGGGTTTGCCATCGAGTTCGACGACGAGCACGCGAGCCCCCGACATGGCTGTCGCACGGGCGAGAACGGCCGTTACCGTGGTCTTTCCAACTCCGCCCTTCCCCGCGACCACGACCACGTTGGTAGCGGTCAACGACTGCAGCGGACTTTCGCTTCCAGGAGGCACCTTATGCGCAGACTAGCGATCACCGTGCTCGCATCCTTGGCCGCCCTGTCATTGTTCGGCTCGCCTGCGGGTGCTCAGTCCGACGACACCGAACCCGATCTGTCGGTCGACGTGTTGCAGGTGAGTGGTCTGTTCGACGACATCCTCGTCGACTCGGTCAACGACGCGATCGAGCGGGCCGACGACGACGGCGCGCAGGCGCTCATCCTCCAGATCAACTCGCGCGGCACCGTGGTGAGCGACGACGTGATCGAACAGTTGCTCGTCGACGTCGCCGAGGCTCCGGTCCCGGTCGCCATCTGGGTCGGCCCGAACGGCGCTCGCCTGTACGGCACCGCCGCGCAACTGCTCACCGTGGTCGACGCCAGCGGCATGGCACCGGGCGCTCGCGTCGGCTACGCCGGGGTGCCGCTCACCCCGACCGGCGCATCCGGCCCGATCGACGCCGGATTCGACGGCGCGGCGCAAGACGCACTGCGCAACGGGTCGCTCGGACTGTCGGAAGCTCGCGCGCTCGACATCTTCACCGAGATCAACGACGAAGGCGTCCCGACCATCACCAGCATGGTCCAGGTGCTCGACGGCCGTGAGCTCGACGGCAACGTGGTCGAGACGACCGAGTTCGTCGTGCTCGAGAACGGTCAAGGCCGCAACGACACCACCGCCACCGTGCGCTTCGCCAAGCTCGACCTGGTGCAGCAGCTGTTCCACACCGTGGCCAGCCCGCCGGTTGCGTACCTGTTCCTGCTCACCGGTCTCGCGTTGTTGATCTTCGAGTTCTACACCGCCGGCGTCGGCCTGGCCGGCGTGATCGGTGCGGTGTGCGTGGTGCTGGCCTGCACCGGGCTCGCCGTGCTCCCCACGCGCACGTGGGCACTGGTCGTGCTCATCGGCGCCATGGTCGCGTTCGCGATCGACGTCCAGGTGGGCATACCGAGGTTCTGGACCGGTGTCGGCATCGTCGGCACCATCATCTCGAGCCTGTTCCTGTTCGAGAGTCTGCCCGGCAACTCGCTACGCCCATCGTGGATCGCGCTCCTCACGGGCATCGGCGGCATCACGCTGACGTTCATCGTCGGCATGCCCAACATGGTTCGCACGCGCTTCGCCACTCCCACGATCGGTCGTGAATGGATGATCGGTGAAGAGGGCAAGGTCATCACCGACGTCGATCCCGACGGTGTCGTCGAGGTCGGCGAGGGGCGCTGGCGTGCGCGCACCAACCGTGCCACGCCGGTCGTCGCCGGAGACGTCGTGCGCGTCGCGGCGATCGACGGCGTCACCCTCGAAGTCGAGCCACTCGAAGGCGCCGCCAAGGACTACCGCGAAATGCGCAAGAAGGACGACGCCGAATCGGCGCCCGCCGAGTCCTGACAACGCCTCAGCCATTTCCTCTTGACGGGTGAGGATCGCGCCACCTAGCGTGACGGTCTCACCGACAGGCGGAGGAACCGACATGACCAGTTTGGCGAGACCTGATCGAAGCGGATGGCAGTCGAGTGCTGCCTGCCAAGGTCAGATGGGCGTTGCCTTCTACCCACCCGTGAGCTCCGAGCGCCGCAAGAGCCGCTCGTCACGAGAAGCCCAGGCCAAGCGCGTTTGTGCCAGCTGCCCCGTCAGCTCCGACTGCCTCGACCATGCGATCGCTGTCGGCGAGCGGTACGGCATCTGGGGCGGCCTCACCTCCGCCGAACGCAAGCACCTGCACAACTGAGTCGGCGGCCCCCTGCGGGCGTCAGCGGCTCGGGAGTCGGGGTCCGGCGATCCTGACGTCGTCACGCCGCCGGGTCACGCCGCGCTTGTCGAGCTCCGCCACGAGCGGCAGCGCGAATTTTCGACTCGCTCCCGTGGCGTCGCGGAACTGTGCCACGGTGAATCCGTCGGCGTGCTCGGCGAGCAGGTCGGCAGCCACCTCGGCCGCCTCGTCGATCGTCGCCGCGTGGAACACGATGCCGTCGTTCTGCACCACGTGCCCTCGGCGAGTCATCTCGCGGAGGTCGTTGCGGTCGATGTCGGCCGCCGACGGCGGAGCGAAGCGACCGGCACGCAACTCGGCCAGGAACGGGTGATCCTCGTACGGGTCGACCGCATCGGCGGGCAGCACCAGGCCGGCGTCGACCACGATGTCGTCGACCGTGTCGATCGCCGCGCGTTCACGCTCGTCGAACGCAGCGATGTCGATGCCGGCCGGCCCCGCGTCGGCGACGCGTGCCATCACCGACTCGACGGTGGCGGCGAGCGCCTCGGGAGTGGTGACCCAGTCGCCGAGCGTCGGTTCGACACGCTCTCCCGTGAGCAGTTCGAGTTGATCGACCGTGACCCACTCGCGCTCTCTGACCACTCGCTCGATCGTGCGATCGGGA contains:
- a CDS encoding ArsA family ATPase, producing MVAGKGGVGKTTVTAVLARATAMSGARVLVVELDGKPTLDELLPSRPDQQIEIVHLSAPEALEEYLYDHGFKRIAKRLNKTGVIDMVGTAAPGIDDIVVLGKIKQFERSGEYDLIVVDGPAAGHAVTFLTSASALSDAARGGPVKSQADDVLELLGDPDRCGAVLVTLPETTPVNETVETAFSLEEVVGIGIAPVVVNSVDAGTPLPDEIPADVDDALRAAAEFRRSRREMEAEALADLAERLPLGQIHIAAVPVAGLTADHIDALATALHDGEVI
- a CDS encoding NfeD family protein yields the protein MLASLAALSLFGSPAGAQSDDTEPDLSVDVLQVSGLFDDILVDSVNDAIERADDDGAQALILQINSRGTVVSDDVIEQLLVDVAEAPVPVAIWVGPNGARLYGTAAQLLTVVDASGMAPGARVGYAGVPLTPTGASGPIDAGFDGAAQDALRNGSLGLSEARALDIFTEINDEGVPTITSMVQVLDGRELDGNVVETTEFVVLENGQGRNDTTATVRFAKLDLVQQLFHTVASPPVAYLFLLTGLALLIFEFYTAGVGLAGVIGAVCVVLACTGLAVLPTRTWALVVLIGAMVAFAIDVQVGIPRFWTGVGIVGTIISSLFLFESLPGNSLRPSWIALLTGIGGITLTFIVGMPNMVRTRFATPTIGREWMIGEEGKVITDVDPDGVVEVGEGRWRARTNRATPVVAGDVVRVAAIDGVTLEVEPLEGAAKDYREMRKKDDAESAPAES
- a CDS encoding WhiB family transcriptional regulator, giving the protein MTSLARPDRSGWQSSAACQGQMGVAFYPPVSSERRKSRSSREAQAKRVCASCPVSSDCLDHAIAVGERYGIWGGLTSAERKHLHN
- a CDS encoding ArsA family ATPase, with translation MASITDVIAGSDVVVCCGSGGVGKTTTAAVLGLEAAREGRRVVVVTIDPARRLADALGLESGLSSEPQRVEAATGELWAMMLDTAATFDGLVRTHADDAEQVERILANPFYRNMAGAMSGTQEYMAAETLHALHNDERFDLVIVDTPPSRNALDFLDAPGVLSRFLDHRVFKLAMLPTRGGLKFLGVAAQPIFKAIGKVVGSDVLTDALAFFQAFAGMESGFRERADEVIELLRAERTSFVVVASPRHDTIAEATWFADQLRRQEVGVAAVIVNRVHPDFAGDVDIDALSTDDPVTTALVANLRELDAIREAELAALAPLVEATEPSPVALLPLLQRDIHDIAALDDIATHLFNRAT